In the Arthrobacter sp. 31Y genome, one interval contains:
- a CDS encoding primosomal protein N' codes for MAGHEAQPSLLQPSLLQGFPDRAPVNGPPLAAENPVARVVLESSLPHLDRPFDYSVPAELAEVAAPGVRVKVKFNGQELNGYIIERRADSDAAAPLSTLHKVVSPVAVLTPAALEIAGTVAGRYAGSLSDVLRTAIPPRVAKVEKELLAGDFEAGVVDLKPATDAHAWASYGNGEPYLQHLAKGGSPKAVLTALQGFGPDGWPAMVASAVATVRSSGRGAVVVVPDYRDLEQLETALANVLPSSDVARLTADDGQTPRYRNFLRLLSGTAGVAIGTRSAAYAPVRDLGLVVCWDDGDDLHIEQRAPYAHTREVLLLRAERENAACLMASHNRSTELQRLVEMQWAVPIEAPRSTVRATAPRVLNTADSFEQERDPLARIARLPGAAWRAAKEGLERGPVLVQVARAGYAPSLVCETCRELARCNACQGPLAVSSSSAMPACRWCSTPAPQWRCMHCSGTRLRRGAAGVMRTAEELGRAFPGKAVVTSSGEHIKATVPDAPALVVATVGAEPVASNGYAAALLLDGNSLLRRENLRAGEDTVRRWFNAASLVKPASQGGLVVITADDTAATGALLRWDAAGFASRELALRKELQLPPAVRVASVTGPRADVVHFSDALEANAQLASVAKLRKAGPAPVQLSGSNQGSAAAVESDTEVRTLYFIPYADAAETTRAMRAVKVANAAKRTSGPVQLRLDGVDVL; via the coding sequence ATGGCAGGACACGAGGCCCAGCCGTCGTTGCTTCAACCCTCGTTGCTTCAAGGTTTTCCGGATCGTGCGCCGGTCAATGGGCCGCCGCTTGCTGCTGAGAATCCAGTGGCCCGGGTGGTGCTCGAATCTTCCCTGCCCCATTTGGACAGGCCCTTCGACTACAGCGTTCCAGCAGAGCTCGCCGAGGTGGCTGCTCCCGGTGTCCGGGTGAAGGTGAAGTTCAATGGCCAGGAGCTCAATGGCTACATCATTGAACGGCGCGCAGATTCGGATGCTGCGGCGCCCTTGAGCACCCTGCATAAGGTTGTATCTCCAGTTGCGGTCCTGACCCCGGCTGCTTTGGAGATTGCCGGTACAGTGGCTGGCCGTTACGCCGGAAGCCTGAGCGATGTCCTTCGAACGGCAATCCCTCCGCGGGTGGCCAAGGTGGAGAAGGAACTTCTGGCCGGGGACTTCGAAGCCGGCGTCGTTGACCTGAAACCGGCCACAGACGCCCACGCGTGGGCTTCTTACGGCAATGGTGAGCCCTATCTGCAGCACCTTGCCAAGGGCGGTTCGCCCAAAGCTGTCCTCACGGCTCTTCAGGGGTTCGGCCCTGATGGCTGGCCGGCCATGGTTGCGTCGGCAGTTGCCACCGTTCGCTCTTCGGGACGTGGCGCGGTAGTGGTGGTGCCCGATTATCGGGATCTTGAGCAGTTGGAGACAGCGCTTGCCAACGTCCTGCCGTCGTCCGACGTCGCCCGGCTCACAGCGGATGACGGGCAGACACCCCGCTACAGAAACTTCCTACGGCTTCTGAGTGGGACAGCGGGCGTGGCCATCGGCACGCGTTCGGCGGCCTACGCTCCCGTGCGGGACCTTGGTCTGGTGGTGTGCTGGGACGACGGCGACGACCTCCACATCGAGCAACGGGCTCCCTATGCGCACACCAGGGAAGTCCTTCTGTTGCGTGCAGAGCGGGAGAACGCCGCTTGCCTGATGGCCTCCCATAACCGAAGCACCGAACTCCAACGCCTTGTTGAAATGCAGTGGGCGGTGCCCATTGAAGCACCGCGAAGTACAGTTCGCGCCACGGCGCCCCGGGTTCTGAACACCGCCGACAGCTTCGAACAAGAACGTGATCCTCTGGCGCGTATCGCACGATTGCCCGGCGCGGCGTGGCGTGCAGCCAAGGAGGGCCTGGAGCGCGGCCCGGTCTTGGTCCAAGTTGCCCGGGCCGGATACGCCCCGTCGCTGGTGTGCGAGACATGCCGGGAACTTGCGCGCTGCAACGCCTGCCAGGGGCCGCTGGCTGTGTCCAGCAGCTCGGCCATGCCTGCGTGCCGGTGGTGTTCCACGCCGGCCCCTCAATGGCGCTGCATGCACTGCAGCGGAACAAGACTGCGCCGTGGGGCGGCAGGAGTCATGCGGACGGCAGAGGAGTTGGGGCGGGCCTTCCCTGGCAAAGCCGTCGTGACGTCATCCGGTGAGCACATCAAGGCAACCGTCCCGGATGCGCCTGCCCTGGTGGTCGCAACGGTCGGCGCTGAGCCGGTTGCGTCCAACGGATACGCGGCTGCCCTGTTGCTGGACGGCAACTCGTTGCTCCGCCGTGAGAACCTGCGCGCAGGGGAAGATACCGTCCGCCGGTGGTTCAATGCGGCCTCCCTTGTGAAGCCGGCCAGCCAGGGCGGACTCGTGGTGATCACCGCGGACGATACCGCGGCGACAGGAGCGCTGTTGCGGTGGGACGCCGCCGGATTTGCCTCACGGGAGTTGGCGCTTCGGAAGGAACTGCAGCTGCCCCCAGCAGTCCGCGTGGCTTCCGTGACCGGCCCCAGGGCCGACGTCGTGCATTTCAGTGACGCCTTGGAAGCCAATGCCCAGCTGGCCTCGGTAGCCAAGCTCCGCAAAGCCGGGCCTGCGCCCGTTCAACTGTCCGGCAGCAATCAGGGCTCCGCCGCTGCGGTTGAGAGCGATACGGAGGTCCGGACGCTCTACTTCATTCCTTACGCAGACGCAGCCGAGACCACCCGCGCCATGCGGGCCGTGAAGGTGGCCAACGCCGCCAAGCGCACGTCGGGCCCGGTGCAGTTGCGTTTGGATGGCGTCGACGTTCTCTGA
- the metK gene encoding methionine adenosyltransferase has translation MTLPLHHEHHGTPSKLRLFTSESVTEGHPDKICDQISDSILDALLAADPESRVAVETMATTGLVHVAGEVTTDAYVEIPQIVRETILGIGYDSSANGFDGARCGVSVSIGQQSNDIAGGVFNSLEAREGRQEDDYDLQGAGDQGIMFGYASDETASYMPTPIWLAHRLSERLTEVRKNGELAYLRPDGKTQVTVGYDGDRPVSVETVVISSQHAEEASLEQLRADLASYVIDPVMSASNLDISHAANILNPAGAFVIGGPVGDAGLTGRKIIVDTYGGFSRHGGGAFSGKDPSKVDRSAAYAMRWVAKNVVAAGLAKRAEIQIAYAIGQARPVGTYVETFGTETVDPARISEAIDELFDLRPRAIIDALDLKRPIYAKTAAHGHFGRDDPDFTWERLDRVADLKEYFNA, from the coding sequence GTGACTTTACCGCTGCACCATGAACACCATGGCACCCCGTCCAAGCTCCGGCTCTTCACGTCCGAATCGGTCACTGAAGGGCATCCGGACAAGATCTGCGACCAAATCAGCGACTCCATCCTGGACGCGCTGCTGGCCGCCGATCCTGAATCCCGCGTGGCCGTCGAAACCATGGCCACTACGGGCTTGGTGCACGTGGCCGGTGAGGTCACCACCGACGCTTACGTGGAAATTCCGCAGATTGTCCGCGAGACCATCTTGGGCATCGGCTACGACTCGTCCGCCAACGGATTCGACGGCGCGCGCTGTGGTGTGTCCGTGTCCATCGGCCAACAGTCCAACGACATCGCCGGTGGCGTGTTCAACTCACTCGAGGCCCGTGAAGGCCGCCAGGAGGACGACTACGACCTCCAGGGTGCGGGCGATCAGGGAATCATGTTTGGCTATGCCAGCGACGAGACGGCGTCTTACATGCCCACGCCTATCTGGCTGGCCCATCGTTTGTCCGAACGCCTCACTGAGGTCCGTAAGAACGGCGAGCTGGCCTACCTTCGCCCGGACGGCAAGACGCAGGTCACCGTAGGATACGACGGCGATCGGCCGGTTTCCGTGGAGACGGTGGTCATCTCCAGCCAGCACGCCGAAGAGGCAAGCCTTGAGCAGCTTCGTGCGGACTTGGCCAGCTACGTGATCGACCCCGTCATGTCAGCGTCCAACCTGGACATTTCACACGCTGCAAACATTCTTAACCCCGCGGGCGCCTTCGTCATCGGGGGTCCTGTAGGCGATGCCGGGCTCACGGGCCGCAAGATCATCGTGGACACCTACGGGGGATTCTCGCGCCACGGCGGTGGAGCTTTCTCCGGCAAGGATCCGTCCAAGGTTGACCGTTCGGCTGCCTACGCCATGCGATGGGTTGCCAAGAACGTGGTTGCCGCAGGGCTGGCCAAGCGTGCCGAGATCCAGATTGCCTATGCAATCGGCCAGGCACGTCCGGTTGGAACGTACGTTGAGACCTTCGGCACGGAAACCGTTGACCCGGCCCGCATCAGTGAAGCGATCGACGAACTGTTCGACCTCCGTCCGCGCGCCATCATTGACGCACTGGATCTCAAGCGGCCCATCTACGCCAAGACAGCGGCCCACGGTCACTTCGGTCGCGATGACCCGGACTTCACGTGGGAACGGCTGGACCGCGTGGCCGACCTGAAGGAATACTTCAACGCCTGA
- the coaBC gene encoding bifunctional phosphopantothenoylcysteine decarboxylase/phosphopantothenate--cysteine ligase CoaBC, with translation MRIVLGVGGGIAAYKVASLLRLFTEAGHKVTVIPTEAATRFVGVATWEALSGNPVSNSVFDDVEKVNHVRLGHEADLMVVAPATADLLAKAATGQAGDLLTNTLLMAHGPVLFAPAMHTEMWQHAATQANVETLRSRGVTVLEPASGRLTGTDSGPGRLPEPEAIFAAAMALAEASVDGTAKASPVSHASLAGRTVTISAGGTREALDPVRFLGNRSSGKQGAALAAAALAAGATVKFLAAHMDVEPPAGVELVRVESALELREAALKAAVDSDVVIMAAAVADFRPAEVSDTKIKKVDGEDAPVVRLIRNPDILHELVERRNAEGGQQLIVGFAAETGDAHGDVLDHAKAKLKRKGCDLLVVNQVGIGRVFGQDDNSVVILSGHGADPESAAGSKADVAAAVIDRVGTELTRVFPAM, from the coding sequence GTGCGCATAGTCCTCGGAGTCGGGGGAGGGATCGCAGCCTATAAGGTTGCATCGCTCCTCCGGCTTTTTACTGAAGCCGGTCACAAGGTGACGGTCATCCCCACTGAAGCCGCCACCCGATTCGTCGGAGTGGCCACGTGGGAAGCCCTCTCCGGTAACCCTGTGAGCAACAGCGTCTTTGACGACGTCGAGAAGGTCAACCATGTCCGCCTGGGTCATGAGGCGGACCTCATGGTGGTCGCGCCCGCCACCGCCGACCTCCTGGCCAAGGCAGCTACCGGACAAGCGGGAGACCTCCTCACCAACACGCTACTTATGGCCCATGGACCGGTTCTGTTTGCTCCTGCGATGCATACGGAAATGTGGCAGCACGCCGCAACCCAAGCCAACGTAGAGACGCTGCGCAGTCGTGGCGTCACCGTGCTCGAGCCGGCCTCCGGTCGGCTGACGGGCACAGATTCGGGGCCTGGGCGTTTACCGGAACCCGAAGCTATTTTTGCTGCCGCCATGGCTTTGGCAGAGGCGTCTGTGGACGGAACAGCGAAGGCATCGCCAGTCTCACACGCATCCTTGGCCGGACGTACGGTTACCATCTCCGCCGGCGGCACAAGAGAGGCGCTGGACCCAGTCCGGTTCCTGGGCAACCGCTCCTCCGGAAAGCAGGGTGCCGCGTTGGCCGCGGCTGCTTTGGCGGCCGGGGCAACTGTGAAATTCCTCGCCGCGCACATGGACGTCGAGCCGCCTGCTGGAGTCGAGCTTGTCCGCGTTGAATCGGCCTTGGAACTGCGCGAGGCTGCGCTGAAAGCGGCAGTCGATTCCGACGTCGTCATCATGGCCGCCGCCGTTGCGGACTTCCGTCCTGCAGAGGTCTCGGACACCAAGATCAAGAAGGTAGACGGCGAGGATGCTCCCGTTGTGCGGCTGATCCGGAATCCGGACATCCTGCATGAGCTCGTGGAGCGCCGTAATGCCGAGGGCGGTCAGCAGTTGATTGTCGGTTTCGCGGCCGAAACGGGCGACGCCCACGGCGATGTCCTGGACCATGCAAAGGCCAAGCTCAAGCGCAAAGGCTGTGACCTCTTGGTAGTGAACCAGGTGGGCATCGGCCGGGTATTCGGCCAGGATGACAACTCGGTGGTCATCCTGTCGGGTCACGGTGCGGACCCCGAGTCGGCCGCCGGCTCAAAGGCCGACGTCGCCGCAGCCGTGATTGATCGGGTGGGCACCGAACTCACCCGGGTCTTCCCGGCCATGTAA
- the rpoZ gene encoding DNA-directed RNA polymerase subunit omega — MSTNLEGIINPPIDSLLEAADSKYGLVIFGAKRARQINAYYAQLHEGLFEYVGPLVDTKLNEKSLSIALREINEGLLVSTPIESAE, encoded by the coding sequence GTGTCCACGAACCTTGAAGGCATCATCAACCCGCCGATCGATTCGCTGCTTGAGGCTGCCGATTCCAAGTACGGCCTGGTCATCTTCGGCGCTAAGCGCGCCCGCCAGATCAATGCTTACTACGCCCAGCTCCACGAGGGCCTCTTCGAGTACGTTGGCCCGCTGGTCGACACCAAGCTGAACGAGAAGTCGTTGTCCATCGCTCTGCGCGAGATCAACGAGGGCTTGCTGGTTTCCACACCAATCGAGTCCGCAGAATAA
- the gmk gene encoding guanylate kinase: protein MSKKPGLTVLAGPTAVGKGTVSTYIRDNYPEVWLSVSATTRAARPGETDGVHYFFKSAEEFDSLVAEGELLEWAVVHGQNRYGTLRSTVDAAIADGKSVLLEIDLQGARQVKAAVPDANFVFLAPPTWDEMVRRLVGRGTETPEEQQRRLETAKLELAAEPEFDHTVINDDVRRAADELVSLMGLTPHER from the coding sequence GTGAGCAAGAAACCCGGACTGACTGTCCTTGCAGGCCCCACTGCCGTTGGCAAGGGAACCGTATCCACCTACATCAGGGACAACTATCCAGAGGTTTGGCTCTCGGTCTCGGCAACCACCCGAGCTGCGCGTCCGGGCGAGACGGATGGAGTCCACTACTTCTTCAAGTCCGCCGAGGAGTTTGACTCCTTGGTCGCCGAGGGCGAACTCCTGGAGTGGGCCGTGGTGCACGGCCAGAATCGCTACGGCACCCTCCGCAGCACTGTTGACGCCGCTATCGCCGATGGCAAGTCAGTCCTGCTGGAGATTGACCTCCAGGGTGCGCGGCAGGTCAAGGCGGCAGTCCCGGACGCGAATTTCGTGTTCCTGGCACCGCCCACCTGGGACGAAATGGTCCGTCGATTGGTGGGCCGCGGCACTGAAACTCCCGAGGAACAGCAGCGCAGGCTGGAAACCGCTAAACTGGAACTTGCTGCTGAACCGGAGTTTGACCACACCGTCATCAATGACGACGTTCGCCGGGCAGCAGACGAGCTTGTTTCACTCATGGGGCTTACTCCGCACGAGCGCTAA
- the mihF gene encoding integration host factor, actinobacterial type — translation MGLKELTPQERSDALEKAAKARAVRAAAKERLKRGEVSIAELISSGTTDEAIARMRVVELLEALPGIGPVRAAGIMAEIGIAGSRRIRGLGIHQARALVDFMDTQQSV, via the coding sequence GTGGGCCTTAAAGAGCTGACACCGCAGGAGCGTTCCGATGCACTTGAGAAGGCTGCCAAGGCGCGGGCCGTACGCGCTGCGGCCAAGGAACGGCTCAAGCGTGGCGAGGTGAGCATTGCCGAGTTGATCTCCTCAGGTACTACCGACGAGGCGATTGCGCGCATGCGGGTGGTGGAATTGCTGGAGGCCCTGCCGGGCATTGGTCCGGTCAGGGCGGCCGGAATTATGGCTGAGATTGGCATTGCCGGATCCCGACGGATCAGGGGGCTGGGAATTCACCAGGCCCGGGCGCTGGTAGATTTTATGGATACCCAGCAAAGCGTTTGA
- the pyrF gene encoding orotidine-5'-phosphate decarboxylase — MPESVAPQQGQQPVRESFGSRLAAAMAARGPLCVGIDPHPQLLAEWGLNDDVAGLERFSLTAVEAVASLAAAVKPQVALYERHGSAGMAVLERTLAASAEAGVLSIADAKRGDIGSTMAAYADAWLRDGSSLAADSVTLSPYLGFESLRPALDLAAQYGRGVFVLALTSNPEGKSVQHVGGNDSVARRITAAAAVENQRYGSALGSVGLVVGATIGSALFDLDIDLEAVRGPILAPGLGAQGATPADLRATFGAAYPTVLATSSRGILAAGPSLAGLRAATEETLGGLRSE, encoded by the coding sequence ATGCCTGAGTCTGTTGCTCCACAGCAAGGGCAGCAGCCGGTCCGGGAGTCCTTCGGCTCCCGGCTGGCTGCGGCCATGGCCGCGCGCGGCCCTCTCTGCGTCGGTATCGACCCCCACCCACAGCTTTTGGCTGAATGGGGATTGAACGACGACGTCGCCGGCCTGGAGCGCTTCTCGCTGACAGCAGTGGAGGCCGTGGCTTCCCTCGCTGCCGCCGTCAAGCCGCAGGTCGCACTCTATGAGCGGCACGGCTCGGCCGGCATGGCTGTGCTGGAGCGCACCCTCGCCGCCTCGGCGGAGGCGGGTGTACTCAGCATCGCCGACGCGAAACGTGGGGACATCGGTTCCACCATGGCGGCCTACGCGGATGCCTGGCTGCGGGACGGTTCGTCCCTGGCTGCGGACTCGGTGACGTTGAGCCCGTACCTCGGCTTTGAGTCGCTGCGCCCGGCATTGGACCTCGCTGCCCAATACGGCAGGGGAGTGTTCGTGCTTGCGCTGACATCGAACCCTGAGGGGAAGTCCGTCCAGCACGTTGGCGGGAACGATTCCGTGGCGCGGCGGATTACCGCCGCCGCCGCCGTCGAAAATCAGCGCTACGGCAGTGCCCTTGGGTCTGTTGGCCTGGTGGTGGGGGCAACCATCGGTTCTGCCCTGTTTGACTTGGATATCGATCTTGAGGCTGTCCGCGGTCCGATCCTTGCTCCCGGACTAGGTGCCCAGGGCGCCACTCCAGCCGATCTTCGCGCGACGTTTGGCGCTGCTTACCCCACTGTCCTGGCGACCTCCAGCCGTGGGATCCTGGCCGCCGGGCCGTCGCTGGCAGGGCTCCGTGCCGCAACCGAGGAAACACTGGGCGGGCTTCGCTCGGAGTAA
- the carB gene encoding carbamoyl-phosphate synthase large subunit: MPKRTDLKSVLVIGSGPIVIGQAAEFDYSGTQALRVLKEEGLRVILVNSNPATIMTDPEFADATYVEPITPEVVEKIIAKERPDAILPTLGGQTALNTAIALDKNGVLEKYNVELIGANIAAIELGEDREKFKGVVERCGAESARSHIIHTMEEAFAAAEDLGYPMVVRPSFTMGGLGSGLAYNEDDLRRIVGQGLQYSPTTEVLLEESILGWKEYELEMMRDKNDNVVVVCSIENFDPVGVHTGDSITVAPALTLTDREYQKLRDVSIAVIREVGVDTGGCNIQFAIDPATGRVVVIEMNPRVSRSSALASKATGFAIAKIATKLSLGYTLDEIPNDITQKTPASFEPTLDYVVVKVPRFAFEKFPAADNTLTTTMKSVGEAMAMGRNFTEALQKALRSLEQKGSQLDFSSVPEYEVAELIEKAKRPTTDRLHQVQRALLGGATVEEVFEATKIDPWFLDQLQLLNETAQEIRKAGVLTEEMLRNAKRHGFSDEQIGALTHNNEAVVRGVRQALGIRPVYKTVDTCAAEFAAYTPYHYSSYDEEDEVGLHAKPSVIILGSGPNRIGQGIEFDYSCVHASMALRKAGYETVMVNCNPETVSTDYDVSTRLYFEPLTLEDVLEVIAAEERTGGVMGVFVQLGGQTPLKLAQQLADAGVPILGTSPEAIDLAEHRGAFARVLDEAGLTSPKNGTAVSFEDAKKIADEIGYPVLVRPSYVLGGRGMEIVYDEANLSRYIANATEITPDHPVLIDRFLEDAVEIDVDALFDGTDMYLGGIMEHIEEAGIHSGDSACVLPPITLGNNVIERVRTATRAIAEGVGVRGLINIQFALASDVLYVLEANPRASRTVPFVSKATGVQMAKAAALIGTGVTINQLRGAYKMLPETGDGSTLPLDAPVAVKEAVLPFSRFRTPEGKVVDSLLGPEMRSTGEVMGIDKHFDTAFAKSQAAANNALPTEGKIFVSVANRDKRSVIMGVKRLSDLGFEIVSTGGTADVLRRNGIQATPVRKVAEGSSAEGEGTIADLVIAGEIDMVFNTPSGGEARSDGYELRAAATSIGIPCITTVAEFNAAVQAIEALRTYEWSVTSLQEHAANLAAAMEAANA, translated from the coding sequence ATGCCCAAGCGTACAGATCTCAAGAGCGTCCTTGTCATCGGTTCCGGCCCCATTGTCATCGGCCAGGCGGCCGAGTTCGACTACTCCGGTACCCAGGCGCTTCGCGTCCTCAAGGAGGAGGGCCTGCGGGTCATCCTCGTGAACTCCAACCCGGCCACCATCATGACGGATCCCGAGTTCGCTGATGCCACGTACGTGGAGCCCATCACTCCCGAGGTGGTGGAGAAGATCATCGCCAAGGAGCGTCCGGACGCCATCCTGCCCACCTTGGGTGGCCAGACGGCCTTGAACACTGCCATCGCCCTGGATAAGAACGGTGTGCTGGAGAAGTACAACGTGGAACTCATCGGCGCGAACATCGCTGCCATTGAGCTCGGTGAAGACCGTGAGAAGTTCAAGGGCGTTGTGGAGCGTTGTGGCGCTGAGTCCGCACGCAGCCACATCATCCACACCATGGAAGAGGCCTTCGCTGCAGCGGAGGATCTCGGCTACCCCATGGTGGTCCGTCCCTCCTTCACCATGGGCGGCCTGGGTTCTGGCCTGGCGTACAACGAGGACGACCTCCGCCGCATCGTCGGCCAGGGCCTCCAGTACAGCCCCACCACTGAGGTCCTCCTCGAGGAGAGCATCCTCGGCTGGAAGGAATACGAGCTGGAGATGATGCGCGACAAGAACGACAACGTCGTTGTTGTGTGCTCCATCGAGAACTTCGATCCCGTAGGTGTCCACACCGGTGACTCCATCACGGTTGCGCCCGCCCTCACTTTGACCGACCGTGAGTACCAGAAGCTGCGCGATGTCTCCATCGCTGTTATCCGTGAAGTGGGTGTGGACACCGGCGGCTGTAACATCCAGTTCGCCATCGACCCCGCCACTGGTCGTGTTGTGGTCATCGAAATGAACCCCCGCGTGTCCCGGTCTTCCGCCCTGGCCTCCAAGGCCACCGGCTTCGCCATCGCCAAGATCGCCACCAAGCTCTCGCTTGGCTACACCCTGGACGAGATCCCCAACGACATCACCCAGAAGACGCCGGCCTCCTTCGAGCCGACGTTGGACTACGTTGTGGTCAAGGTTCCGCGGTTTGCCTTCGAGAAGTTCCCGGCAGCGGACAACACCCTCACCACCACCATGAAGTCCGTGGGCGAAGCCATGGCCATGGGCCGCAACTTCACCGAAGCCCTGCAGAAGGCTCTCCGTTCCTTGGAACAGAAGGGCTCACAGCTCGACTTCAGCTCCGTGCCGGAGTACGAGGTTGCCGAGCTCATCGAGAAGGCCAAGCGCCCCACCACTGACCGCCTGCACCAGGTGCAGCGCGCGCTCTTGGGTGGCGCCACGGTTGAAGAGGTCTTCGAAGCCACAAAGATCGATCCTTGGTTCCTGGATCAGCTGCAGCTCTTGAACGAGACCGCGCAGGAGATCCGCAAGGCCGGCGTGCTCACTGAGGAAATGCTGCGCAATGCCAAGCGCCATGGCTTCTCCGATGAGCAGATCGGTGCCTTGACGCACAACAACGAAGCTGTGGTCCGCGGCGTCCGCCAGGCCCTGGGCATTCGTCCGGTCTACAAGACGGTGGATACCTGTGCCGCTGAGTTCGCCGCCTACACCCCGTACCACTACTCGTCCTATGACGAGGAAGATGAAGTAGGCCTGCACGCCAAGCCCTCCGTCATCATCCTTGGCTCCGGGCCCAACCGTATTGGCCAAGGCATCGAGTTCGACTACTCCTGCGTCCACGCCTCCATGGCGCTGCGCAAGGCCGGCTATGAGACGGTCATGGTCAACTGCAACCCGGAGACTGTCTCCACGGACTACGACGTCTCCACGCGCCTGTATTTCGAGCCGCTGACGCTTGAGGATGTCCTCGAGGTCATCGCCGCGGAAGAGCGCACCGGCGGCGTCATGGGCGTGTTCGTACAGCTCGGCGGCCAGACTCCGCTGAAGCTGGCACAGCAGCTGGCCGACGCCGGCGTTCCGATTCTGGGTACTTCGCCCGAAGCGATCGATCTGGCAGAGCACCGCGGCGCCTTCGCCCGCGTCCTGGATGAGGCCGGACTGACATCCCCGAAGAACGGCACCGCCGTCTCCTTCGAGGACGCCAAGAAGATCGCCGACGAAATCGGCTACCCGGTGCTGGTCCGTCCGTCCTACGTCCTGGGTGGACGCGGTATGGAGATCGTCTACGACGAAGCAAACCTCTCCCGCTACATCGCCAATGCAACGGAAATCACCCCGGACCACCCGGTGCTGATCGACCGCTTCCTGGAAGACGCCGTCGAAATTGACGTCGACGCTCTCTTCGATGGCACGGACATGTACCTCGGCGGGATTATGGAACACATCGAGGAAGCCGGTATCCACTCCGGTGACTCCGCTTGCGTCCTTCCTCCGATCACCTTGGGCAACAACGTGATCGAGCGCGTGCGCACGGCAACCCGTGCCATTGCCGAAGGCGTGGGCGTTCGCGGCCTCATCAACATCCAGTTCGCTCTGGCCTCCGACGTCCTGTACGTCCTTGAGGCCAACCCGCGTGCTTCGCGCACCGTCCCGTTCGTCTCCAAGGCAACCGGTGTGCAGATGGCCAAGGCGGCAGCCCTCATCGGCACAGGGGTGACCATCAACCAGCTCCGCGGTGCCTACAAGATGCTGCCGGAGACCGGTGACGGTTCCACCCTGCCGTTGGACGCCCCGGTTGCTGTCAAGGAAGCAGTCCTTCCGTTCAGCCGCTTCCGTACGCCGGAAGGCAAGGTTGTGGACTCCCTGCTTGGCCCGGAAATGCGCTCCACCGGTGAAGTCATGGGCATTGACAAGCACTTTGATACGGCGTTTGCGAAGAGTCAGGCAGCTGCCAACAACGCACTGCCCACCGAAGGCAAGATCTTCGTTTCGGTAGCCAACCGTGACAAGCGTTCGGTGATCATGGGCGTCAAGCGCCTCTCGGACCTTGGTTTCGAGATCGTCTCCACTGGAGGCACAGCTGACGTGCTGCGCCGCAACGGCATCCAGGCGACCCCGGTTCGCAAGGTTGCCGAGGGCAGCAGCGCCGAGGGCGAGGGCACCATTGCTGATCTGGTGATCGCGGGCGAGATCGACATGGTCTTCAACACGCCCTCCGGTGGCGAGGCTCGAAGCGATGGATATGAACTCCGTGCCGCGGCAACATCCATCGGCATTCCCTGCATCACTACGGTTGCCGAGTTCAACGCCGCAGTGCAGGCCATTGAGGCATTGCGCACCTATGAGTGGTCCGTGACCAGCCTGCAGGAGCACGCGGCCAACCTGGCAGCAGCAATGGAAGCAGCCAATGCCTGA